DNA from Parageobacillus thermoglucosidasius:
AAAGATCGTTCAGCTCGGCAGCGGTTAAGCTTCCGCCTTTTTGCACTTTGTCGTGCACCGCTTGTTCGAATTCGGAGTACATCACTTGTGTGTATAACGTGCCGCGAATTTGCTCGATTTGCTGGTTGAGCAAATACAGCATTTCTTCGTCCGTTTTCGCCCGCTTCATCAAGTAATCCATCATCAGCCATTCATTGGCGGTTGAGGCGACTTCTGCGGTGAAAATCGATTGCCCGGAATAATGGTACGGCTGTGTTTTGTTGGTATAGACAGAATTCATTGCATGCCCGATTTCGTGGGCGAGTGTCAGCATGCCGTCAAGTGACTCGTCGTAGTTGAGCAAAATAAACGGATGGGTGTCGTACGCGCCTGTATTATAGCCGCCTGCATATTTTTTCGGGCGCGGATATGCGTCAATCCAGCCTTGCTCAAAAGCGCGCCGCACGTGCTTGATATAGTCGCCGCCGAGCGGCTTCAGACCTTCAAGAAGGAGCGTCTGTGCCGTTTCGATCGGAAACTTCATTTTTTTCGCAACCGTCTCGTCGACAAGCGGCACAAACATATCGTAACTGTGGACGCGGTCGATGCCGAGCGCTTTTTTGCGCAATCCGACATAGCGGTGCAGTGATGGCAGATGATCGTTCACGGTCGAAATAAGATTCGTAAACACTTGTTTTGGCACATCGTCGGCTGACAGTGCTGCATCGAGGCCGGATTGATATTTTCGCACTTTCGCGTACAATTCGTCTGCTTTCACGGAAGCGTATAAGGTGGCGGCCGATGTGTTTTCGATTGCCTCATAGCTTTGAAAGCGTATTTGAAACGCCCGCTTGCGGTAGCTGCGGTCCATGTGTTCCAGCGCTTTTGTATAGTTTTCATCTGTCAGCGGAACCGTTTTCCCGTCCGGCGTGCGGAGCGAAGGCGGCTCATAATCGCCGCGCGCGGCATGATTATAAATGTTTTCCGGATCGTTCATGATGGGAGAAAGCTTGGCGAGCAGCTGTTCCTCTCGTTTGGAAAGCGTATGTTTTTTTTGTTCGCGTAATTCTTTAAAATAATAGCGGTACGGCTTAAGCAGCTTGCTTTTTTGCAGTTTGGCAAGCGTCTGTTCGGGAAGCGCCAGCAGTTCCGGCTCAATAAACGCCGTTTTGGACGCAAAGTCGGAAGTAAGTGTTTCCACTTTTGCTTTCAGCTGTGCCGCGGTCCCGTCTTCAATATTTAAATCTTGTTTTAAATGAGCATAAAGCGACAACTTTTCCATTTTTCGTGCTATCCTTTCATTAAGGGCAAACAGCTTGGAGACGTTTGCAGCGCTCTGCAGCTTTCCTTCATAGGCGGTCAGTTTTGGCAGCGCATCAACGATTGCTTGATAGTCACGCTCAAAATCAGTTTCCGACGAGTAAATGTCGGCAAGATTCCATTGATATTTTGTTTGTTCGGCGCTGGCGTGCCATGGCACAAGCAATAGTACAATCATCAGCCATACATATAACTGTTTTTTCATCATCTTCCCATTCCTTTCCTGTTTTTCCGCTGTTACGTAGTATGCGCAAAAAGAAACAGATTACTCGAATGAAAAGGAATGGGGAATGTATCGAGTGCG
Protein-coding regions in this window:
- the pepF gene encoding oligoendopeptidase F; amino-acid sequence: MKKQLYVWLMIVLLLVPWHASAEQTKYQWNLADIYSSETDFERDYQAIVDALPKLTAYEGKLQSAANVSKLFALNERIARKMEKLSLYAHLKQDLNIEDGTAAQLKAKVETLTSDFASKTAFIEPELLALPEQTLAKLQKSKLLKPYRYYFKELREQKKHTLSKREEQLLAKLSPIMNDPENIYNHAARGDYEPPSLRTPDGKTVPLTDENYTKALEHMDRSYRKRAFQIRFQSYEAIENTSAATLYASVKADELYAKVRKYQSGLDAALSADDVPKQVFTNLISTVNDHLPSLHRYVGLRKKALGIDRVHSYDMFVPLVDETVAKKMKFPIETAQTLLLEGLKPLGGDYIKHVRRAFEQGWIDAYPRPKKYAGGYNTGAYDTHPFILLNYDESLDGMLTLAHEIGHAMNSVYTNKTQPYHYSGQSIFTAEVASTANEWLMMDYLMKRAKTDEEMLYLLNQQIEQIRGTLYTQVMYSEFEQAVHDKVQKGGSLTAAELNDLWLRLLKKYHGPAYAADPEAARGWLRIPHFYDAFYVYKYATSLAASFELVKQMKTDKTGEATKRYLQFLSAGASDDPIRLLQKTGVDMTSPEPLENLLSYFDSLVREMEQLLKKQGRL